CGGCGCCTGGCTGGCCGAATGGTTTTTGATTCACAGGGCAAGCGCCTCGGCCAGGCAACCGGCTGGCGCGTCTTTGGGCAATTCGAGCCGGCGTTCGCGGCCGCGCGAGACGAGATCCGGGCGGCCAATGTGGTCGGTAGCACGGCAAGTGGTGAAAAAAGCGGCAAAAGTTCGACCGATTGAAAAAAATTAAAGACCGCATCGTAAAAGAGGTCTTGAAAACGATGCGGACGCACTTATGTTGAGTGCAGGTAGGAATTGAGAGCGGATCGCCGTACCGCCAGATGGGCAAAAACGGCGATTCCCGCAGCGATCAAAGTCAGGAGATTAGTAAAAATGGGCAAAATCATCGGCATCGACCTCGGTACGACCAACTCGTGCGTGGCGATCATGGAAGGCAATTCGGTCAAGGTGATCGAGAACTCGGAAGGTGCGCGCACCACGCCGTCGATCATCGCTTACATGGAAGACGGCGAAATTCTCGTCGGCGCGCCGGCTAAGCGTCAGTCGGTCACGAACCCGCGGAACACGCTGTACGCCGTCAAGCGCCTGATCGGCCGCCGCTTCGAAGAAAAAGAAGTGCAGAAAGACATCGGTCTGATGCCGTACAAGATCATGAAGGCCGACAACGGCGACGCATGGATCGAAGTGCGCGACCAGAAGCTCGCACCGCCGCAAATCTCTGCGGAAACGCTGCGCAAGATGAAGAAGACCGCTGAAGATTACCTCGGCGAGCCGGTCACGGAAGCTGTGATTACGGTTCCCGCGTACTTCAACGACAGCCAGCGTCAGGCAACCAAAGACGCAGGCCGCATCGCCGGTCTGGAAGTGAAGCGGATCATCAACGAACCGACCGCAGCGGCATTGGCATTCGGTCTGGACAAGGCTGAAAAGGGTGACCGCAAGATCGCCGTGTTCGACCTGGGCGGCGGCACCTTCGACATTTCGATCATCGAAATCGCCGATGTTGACGGTGAAATGCAGTTCGAAGTGCTGTCCACGAACGGCGACACGTTCCTCGGCGGTGAAGACTTCGACCAGCGCATCATCGATTACATCATCGGCGAGTTCAAGAAGGAGCAAGGCGTCGACCTGTCGAAAGACGTGCTCGCACTGCAACGCCTGAAGGAATCGGCTGAAAAGGCGAAGATCGAACTGTCGTCGAGCCAGCAAACCGAAATCAACCTGCCGTACATCACGGCCGACGCGTCGGGTCCGAAGCACTTGAACCTGAAAATCACGCGCGCCAAGCTGGAAGCGCTGGTTGAAGAGCTGATCGAACGCACCATCGAACCGTGCCGCACGGCGATCAAGGACGCAGGCGTGAAGGTCGGCGAGATCGACGACGTGATTCTGGTCGGCGGTATGACCCGTATGCCGAAGGTGCAGGACAAGGTTAAGGAATTCTTCGGCAAGGATCCGCGCCGTGACGTGAACCCGGACGAAGCCGTCGCCGTTGGCGCCGCGATTCAAGGCCAGGTTCTGTCGGGCGACCGCACGGACGTTCTGCTGCTCGACGTGACCCCGCTGTCGCTCGGCATCGAAACGCTCGGCGGCGTGATGACGAAGATGATCAACAAGAACACGACGATCCCGACCAAGCACGCACAGGTCTACTCGACGGCTGACGACAATCAGGGCGCCGTGACGATCAAGGTGTTCCAGGGCGAACGCGAAATGGCAGCGGGCAACAAGCTGCTGGGCGAGTTCAACCTCGAAGGCATTCCGCCGGCACCGCGCGGCACGCCGCAGATCGAAGTGAGCTTCGACATCGACGCGAACGGCATTCTGCACGTCGGCGCGAAAGACAAGGCGACCGGCAAGGAAAACCGCATCACGATCAAGGCGAACTCGGGTCTGTCCGAAGCCGAAATCGAAAAGATGGTGAAGGACGCCGAAGCGAACGCGGAAGAAGATCACAAGCTGCGTGAGCTGGCTGATGCCCGCAACCAGGGCGACGCGCTGGTCCACAGCACGAAGAAGGCGCTCACCGAATACGGCGACAAGCTCGACGCCGGCGAGAAGGAAACGATCGAAACCGCGCTGAAGGACCTCGAAGACACGCTGAAGAGCGGTTCGAGCGACAAGGCCGCGATCGAAGCCAAGATCGAAGTGGTGGCGACCGCCTCGCAGAAGATGGGCGAGAAGATGTACGCCGACATGCAGGCAGCGCAAGGTGCCGAAGCAGCGGCAGCGGCAGCGGGCGCGGCAGGTGCGGGCGCATCGGCGAACGGCGCGAGCCAGCCGCAAGACGACGTGGTTGACGCCGAGTTCAAGGAAGTCAAGAAAGACTAAAGCCAGGTCGCATTTCGACCGTAAAGCCGCACACAACTCTGTGTGCGGCCCGGCTGCACTGGGGACTGCGTCCATTCGGGCAGCAGGAACGTGCAAGAGCGGTTATCACGCCTGGCGAGCCTTTGCGGCTCTCCGGGCACATTTGTTTTATGGAGGGCGTTGTTTGAACCGCCTGAAAGCGGTGTGAACAACGGCCGGACGAGTCGCAAGACTCCAGCATTCAAGAGGAGCCACCGCGTCGCATTGCGCGAGTGGCGTTGAACCGATATGGCGAAACGGGATTACTACGAGGTTCTGGGCGTCGCAAAGAACGCGAGCGACGACGAAATCAAGAAGGCTTATCGCAAGCTTGCGATGAAGCACCACCCCGACCGCAATCCGGGCAACAAGGATGCGGAAGAGCATTTCAAAGAGGTGAAGGAAGCCTATGAAATGCTGTCGGACTCGCAAAAGCGTGCTGCGTACGATCAGTACGGCCACGCGGGCGTCGATCCGAACATGGGCGGAGCCGGTGCGCAAGGCTTCGGCGGTTTTGCCGATGCGTTCGGCGATATTTTCGGCGACATCTTCGGCCAGGCGGCCGGCGGTGCCGCACGCGGCGGCGGCCGTGCAGGCCCGCAGGTGTATCGCGGCGCCGACCTGCGCTACAGCATGGAAATCACGCTGGAACAGGCCGCGCACGGCTACGACACGCAGATTCGCGTGCCGAGCTGGGTGTCGTGCGAAATCTGTCACGGTTCGGGCGCGAAGCCCGGCACCAAGCCGGAAACTTGCCCGACCTGTAGCGGCTCGGGTTCGGTGCGGATGTCGCAGGGCTTCTTCAGCATCCAGCAGACCTGCCCGAAGTGCCACGGCACGGGCACCTATATCCCCGATCCGTGCGGCCACTGCCACGGCGCGGGCAAGGTGAAGGAAACCAAGACGCTGGAAGTGAAAATCCCGGCAGGTATCGACGACGGCATGCGTATCCGCTCGGCCGGCAACGGTGAGCCGGGTATCAACGGCGGTCCGTCGGGCGATCTGTACGTCGAGATTCACATCAAGCAACACTCGGTGTTCGAGCGCGACGGCGACGACCTGCATTGCCAGATGCCGATTCCGTTCACCACGGCGGCGCTCGGCGGCGAAATCGAAGTGCCGACCCTCGCGGGCCGCGCGAGCTTCACGGTGCCGGAAGGCACGCAGTCGGGCAAGACCTTCCGTCTGCGTGGCAAGGGTATCAAGGGGCTGCGTTCGAGCATTGCCGGCGATCTGTACGTGCACGTGCAAGTCGAAACGCCTGTCAAGCTCACCGAGCCGCAGCGCGAGTTGCTTCAACAATTCGAGAAGGCACTTGTAGAGGGCGGCGCGCGGCACAGCCCGCAGAGCAAGAGCTGGTTCGATCGGGTGAAGAGCTTCTTCGATTAATCGCGGTTTGATTTGGCGGTAAGCATGAGGGCAGATGAGCGCGACGCAGTGTTCGCGTTGCTCGACGATTGCGACGCGACGGCGGCGCGCCGTTCGAGTCGTCTGTACATGGGTTTTGTGCATGAACGGGTTTGCGCGGACGCCGCGCAGCTTGAAGTCGTGTGCGAGACCGTGGCCGCGGATACGCGGCGTGGTCTGCATGCCGTCGTGCTTGCTGACTACGAGTTTGGCCGGCGTCTTCTCGGCGGCGACCATTCTCACCGGGCATTGAAAGAAACGCAGCGTGGCGATGCCACGCTGCGTTTTTTATTGTTTGAACGTTGCGAGAAACTGTCGCGCGACGACGTCGATGCGTGGCTCGTGGGACGCGACGGTGGCGCGACCGAGGCGTCGGTGGCGGGCACGGCGAACGTGCGCGCGAGCGTCGATCCCAAGCAATTCAACGAAGCGATCGACGCGATCCATGCCGCTCTGCGCGCGGGCGATTCTTATCAGGTCAACTACACGTATCGACTTGGTTTCGATGTATTCGGCTCGCCGACCGCGCTTTATCGGCGCCTGCGGGTCCGTCAGCCGGTGCCGTACGGTGCGTTGATCGCGTTGCCGGGAGACGCGTGGGTCCTGTCGTGCTCGCCGGAGTTGTTCGTCGAGAAGGAGGGCCCCATGTTGCGCGCCCGGCCGATGAAAGGCACGGCGCCGCGATCAGCCGATCCCGTGGCCGATCGTCATGCGGCCGAATTCCTCGCAAACGACCCGAAGAATCGCGCCGAGAACGTGATGATCGTCGACCTGTTGCGCAACGATCTGTCGCGCGTGGCGCAGACGGGCTCGGTTCACGTGCCGGCGCTGTTTTCGGTCGAGCCGTATGCGTCGGTCTGGCAAATGACGTCGACGGTGCATTCGACGTTGCGCGCCGGCACGTCTTTCGCCGAGATCATGCGCGCGCTCTTTCCATGCGGCTCGATCACCGGTGCGCCCAAGCACCGCACAATGCAATTGATCGACGCGCTCGAAAGCACGCTGCGTGGACTCTACACGGGCGCAATCGGCTGGCTTGATGCACCCTCGACGGCCACCAGCGAAGACGGCTGCGGCGACTTCTGCCTGTCCGTTGCGATCCGTACGTTGACTTTAAGCCCGGCCGCGCAGCCGGGTGAGCTGCAAGGCAAGATGGGCGTTGGCGCAGGCATCGTGCTCGACAGCGTCGCCGCCGACGAATATGCGGAGTGCCAATTGAAGGCCAGCTTTCTGACCGGCGCGGAGCCGGGTTTCGAGCTCTTCGAGACGATGTATGCGACGCAAGAAGCAGGCGTGCGCTATTTGTCGCGCCATCTCGCACGACTCTCGGCGAGCGCCGCGACGCTGGGTTTCAAACTCGACAGCGAAAACGAAATTCGCGCGCAAATCGCGGAGAAATGTGCGGCCTTGCCGACGCAAACCCCGCACCGTATGCGCCTCGCATTGAGCAAAAACGGCGCGGTGCAAATAGCAGCCGCAGTGCTGGCGCCGCTGGCCGGCGAGACCGTCGGAGTGCTGCTCGGGCCGGACCACGCGTTCCCCGCGATGCAGGCCGATGATCCGCTGCTGCTGCACAAAACCACACGCCGCACCGAATTCGATCGCGGCTGGCGCGAAGCGGAAGCGAAGGGTGCTTTCGACACGCTGTTTTTTAATGAACGCGGCGAGTTGACCGAAGGCGGCCGGTCGAATGTGTTTGTGAAGCTGGAAGGGCGGTGGTGGACGCCACCATTAACGTCAGGCGTACTGCCCGGGATCATGCGGGGTGTGCTGCTTGAGGATCCCGATCGTCACGCGGCTGAACGCGTGCTGAATCGAGTCGATGTGCTAAATGCCGAAGCGCTTCTGGTGTGCAACGCACTGCGAGGGGCGATACAGGCGCACGTGCTGGGCTAGGGTAGGGCCAATGCGCTGCGGGCTTTAGGGGCGTTAGGGGCGTTAGGGGCTTTAGGCGTTGCGTGCCGCAGCCAGCTGCTCAACTGTGGCGAACACGCAGCAGGCGGGCCACCCAGGCGAACAGGCGTGCGTGCAACGTGGATTCCCGCCCGTCATGCGGTGCGGTGGCGTGTTTGCGGATTCCCGCTACGTCGATCAGGCAAAAGGGGCTCATGGTCATCTCTCTTCGGCAAGCGGCAGAGCCGCGTTAACAAGGTAGACGAAGATAGACGACCAGGTTTCAAGGTGATATCAGACGGGTCCCAAAACAGACGCGAATGGGCCCATTTGATGTGATCCGCCAGCAGACCGGGTGCTTAAAACGTGTGCTCCGGCCCCGGAAACGAGCCGTCCTTCACCGCATGCACATACGCTTCCACGGCGGCCTGGATGTTCGGCTGCCCCTGCAGGAAATCCTTCACAAAGCGCGGCCGCTTGCCGGGGAAAATCCCCAGCATGTCATGCAGCACGAGCACCTGACCCGAGCACTCAACGCCCGCGCCGATGCCGATTGTCGGAATCCGCAATTGCTTCGTGACTTCACTTGCGAGCAGCGTTGGGATCGCTTCCATGACGATCAGTTGGGCGCCCGCATTCTGCACGGCGAGCGAGTCACGCAACAACTGGCTCGCGCCGGCCTCGGTCTTGCCCTGCACCTTGAAGCCGCCAAACGCATGCACCGATTGCGGTGTGAGACCGACGTGCGCACACACCGGAATCGACCGTTCGACCAGAAAACGCACCGTATCCGCGAGCCACTCACCGCCCTCGAGCTTCACCATCTGCGCGCCGGTGCGCATGAGTTCCACCGAGCTCCTGAAGGCGTCCTCCGGCGTGCCGTAGGTGCCGAACGGCAGGTCGGCGACCACCAGCGCCGAGGGCCGCGCCCGCGCGACGCTTGCCGTGTGATACGCGATCTCGGTAAGCGTTACCGGCAGCGTCGTAGTCTGGCCTTGCAGCACGTTGCCGAGCGAGTCACCGATCAACAGCACGTCGACACCCGCGCGATCCAGCAGCGCGGCAAAGCTCGCGTCGTAACAGGTCAGCATGGCGATCCTTTCGCCGGCGTCGCGCATTGCCTGCAGTTTCGGCACGGTGATGGCGTTCCGGCTCGCTTCCTGCAAATAGGTCATGGGGAAAATCCGTTGGAAAAAGAGGAGGCGCGCCGCTTAAAGCGACGTGCCTTTAACAAAGAATTCCTTGCGGCCACGCATGGTTTCGATGCGTTCGGCGAGTAGCGCAAGGTCCGCGTCCGAGTCGAGCGGATTCAGATGTTCGGCATTGACCGTCAGCACGGGCGTGCGGTCGTAATGATAGAAAAATTCGTTGTAGGCGTCGCAGAGCGCGTGCAGATATGCATCGGAAATCTGCAGTTCCATTGGCACGGCGCGTTTCTGGATGCGTGCGAACAGCACTTCGGGACTGGCTTGCAGGTAGACCACGAAATCTGGCGCCGGCGCGCTCACGTCGATTCGCGCGGCGAGGGCGCGATACAGATGCCACTCGTCTTCCTGCAGGGTCAGACGCGCGAAGATGTCGTTCTTCTGCGTCATGAAATCGGCGATCAGCGGTGTGCCCGCCACGTGCGCGGCCGCCACGTCCTGGGCCTGCTGCGCGCGCTGCAAGGCGAAGTGCAATTGCGCGGGCAGCGCGTAACGCGCGGTGTCGCGATAAAAGCGCTCGAGAAAGGGATTGTCCTGTGGCCGCTCGAACAGTTCCTGCATCGACCAACGCTGAGCGAGCCGCCGCGCGAGCGATGTCTTGCCGACGCCGATTGGACCTTCAATCGCAAGATAGCCGAAGGGCGGGCGCAGTTGCGGTGCGGTGACGGTGAGCGGTGGTGAATTCATTCGCAATGGCCCTTGTCGCCTGCAGGGGCGCCGCCAGGCAATGCATTGAGCATTGGACACTGGCAGGAGCCCTTGACCTTCTCGATACGTTGATCGCTCACGCCGTCAAGCAAGGTCTCGGCACGGCCGTATTGCGGGATGATCAGCGCCGCGTCGATCTCGACGAGCGGCACGAGTGCAAAGGCGCGTTCGATCAAACGCGGATGCGGCACGATCAGATCGGCTTCGTCGATCGATTGATCGCCGAACAGCAGGATGTCCAGATCGAGCGTGCGCGGGGCGTTGCGAAACGGCCGTTCACGGCCGAACTGATGCTCGATCTTGTGGCACAGCGCGAGCAGATGCCGCACGGGGAGTGTCGTATCGACCTTCACGACACAGTTGAAATAATCGTCACCACCCGCGTCGATCGGGGCGGTGCGATACAGGCTCGACTTGGCGAGCACGGTGATGGTGTGCTGTTGGGCCAGGCACACCACCGCGTCTTTCAGGGTCTGGCGCGCGTCCCCGAGATTCGCGCCGAGGCCGAGATAAGCAACCGTCA
The sequence above is drawn from the Paraburkholderia sp. BL23I1N1 genome and encodes:
- the dnaK gene encoding molecular chaperone DnaK; this translates as MGKIIGIDLGTTNSCVAIMEGNSVKVIENSEGARTTPSIIAYMEDGEILVGAPAKRQSVTNPRNTLYAVKRLIGRRFEEKEVQKDIGLMPYKIMKADNGDAWIEVRDQKLAPPQISAETLRKMKKTAEDYLGEPVTEAVITVPAYFNDSQRQATKDAGRIAGLEVKRIINEPTAAALAFGLDKAEKGDRKIAVFDLGGGTFDISIIEIADVDGEMQFEVLSTNGDTFLGGEDFDQRIIDYIIGEFKKEQGVDLSKDVLALQRLKESAEKAKIELSSSQQTEINLPYITADASGPKHLNLKITRAKLEALVEELIERTIEPCRTAIKDAGVKVGEIDDVILVGGMTRMPKVQDKVKEFFGKDPRRDVNPDEAVAVGAAIQGQVLSGDRTDVLLLDVTPLSLGIETLGGVMTKMINKNTTIPTKHAQVYSTADDNQGAVTIKVFQGEREMAAGNKLLGEFNLEGIPPAPRGTPQIEVSFDIDANGILHVGAKDKATGKENRITIKANSGLSEAEIEKMVKDAEANAEEDHKLRELADARNQGDALVHSTKKALTEYGDKLDAGEKETIETALKDLEDTLKSGSSDKAAIEAKIEVVATASQKMGEKMYADMQAAQGAEAAAAAAGAAGAGASANGASQPQDDVVDAEFKEVKKD
- the dnaJ gene encoding molecular chaperone DnaJ — protein: MAKRDYYEVLGVAKNASDDEIKKAYRKLAMKHHPDRNPGNKDAEEHFKEVKEAYEMLSDSQKRAAYDQYGHAGVDPNMGGAGAQGFGGFADAFGDIFGDIFGQAAGGAARGGGRAGPQVYRGADLRYSMEITLEQAAHGYDTQIRVPSWVSCEICHGSGAKPGTKPETCPTCSGSGSVRMSQGFFSIQQTCPKCHGTGTYIPDPCGHCHGAGKVKETKTLEVKIPAGIDDGMRIRSAGNGEPGINGGPSGDLYVEIHIKQHSVFERDGDDLHCQMPIPFTTAALGGEIEVPTLAGRASFTVPEGTQSGKTFRLRGKGIKGLRSSIAGDLYVHVQVETPVKLTEPQRELLQQFEKALVEGGARHSPQSKSWFDRVKSFFD
- the pabB gene encoding aminodeoxychorismate synthase component I; protein product: MRADERDAVFALLDDCDATAARRSSRLYMGFVHERVCADAAQLEVVCETVAADTRRGLHAVVLADYEFGRRLLGGDHSHRALKETQRGDATLRFLLFERCEKLSRDDVDAWLVGRDGGATEASVAGTANVRASVDPKQFNEAIDAIHAALRAGDSYQVNYTYRLGFDVFGSPTALYRRLRVRQPVPYGALIALPGDAWVLSCSPELFVEKEGPMLRARPMKGTAPRSADPVADRHAAEFLANDPKNRAENVMIVDLLRNDLSRVAQTGSVHVPALFSVEPYASVWQMTSTVHSTLRAGTSFAEIMRALFPCGSITGAPKHRTMQLIDALESTLRGLYTGAIGWLDAPSTATSEDGCGDFCLSVAIRTLTLSPAAQPGELQGKMGVGAGIVLDSVAADEYAECQLKASFLTGAEPGFELFETMYATQEAGVRYLSRHLARLSASAATLGFKLDSENEIRAQIAEKCAALPTQTPHRMRLALSKNGAVQIAAAVLAPLAGETVGVLLGPDHAFPAMQADDPLLLHKTTRRTEFDRGWREAEAKGAFDTLFFNERGELTEGGRSNVFVKLEGRWWTPPLTSGVLPGIMRGVLLEDPDRHAAERVLNRVDVLNAEALLVCNALRGAIQAHVLG
- the panB gene encoding 3-methyl-2-oxobutanoate hydroxymethyltransferase; the encoded protein is MTYLQEASRNAITVPKLQAMRDAGERIAMLTCYDASFAALLDRAGVDVLLIGDSLGNVLQGQTTTLPVTLTEIAYHTASVARARPSALVVADLPFGTYGTPEDAFRSSVELMRTGAQMVKLEGGEWLADTVRFLVERSIPVCAHVGLTPQSVHAFGGFKVQGKTEAGASQLLRDSLAVQNAGAQLIVMEAIPTLLASEVTKQLRIPTIGIGAGVECSGQVLVLHDMLGIFPGKRPRFVKDFLQGQPNIQAAVEAYVHAVKDGSFPGPEHTF
- a CDS encoding deoxynucleoside kinase; this translates as MNSPPLTVTAPQLRPPFGYLAIEGPIGVGKTSLARRLAQRWSMQELFERPQDNPFLERFYRDTARYALPAQLHFALQRAQQAQDVAAAHVAGTPLIADFMTQKNDIFARLTLQEDEWHLYRALAARIDVSAPAPDFVVYLQASPEVLFARIQKRAVPMELQISDAYLHALCDAYNEFFYHYDRTPVLTVNAEHLNPLDSDADLALLAERIETMRGRKEFFVKGTSL
- the folK gene encoding 2-amino-4-hydroxy-6-hydroxymethyldihydropteridine diphosphokinase, with product MTVAYLGLGANLGDARQTLKDAVVCLAQQHTITVLAKSSLYRTAPIDAGGDDYFNCVVKVDTTLPVRHLLALCHKIEHQFGRERPFRNAPRTLDLDILLFGDQSIDEADLIVPHPRLIERAFALVPLVEIDAALIIPQYGRAETLLDGVSDQRIEKVKGSCQCPMLNALPGGAPAGDKGHCE